Proteins encoded together in one Rhodothermales bacterium window:
- a CDS encoding NADPH-dependent FMN reductase, with protein sequence MLHVLAFSGSLRSISINTTLLRAATRLAPAGLSIRVYDGLGRLPLFNPDDEHDPPAPVRALWSAVEAADAFLIASPEYAHGVTGAMKNALDWLVGFGPFAYKEVAVLNASMRAHHADAALKETLRTMSAYLVDEACVRIPGLAAGMDADAIVASPASADVLRAAIFALRDAVNARRRSPDTIQPQR encoded by the coding sequence ATGCTCCATGTCCTGGCCTTCTCCGGAAGCCTCCGTTCGATCTCCATCAACACCACGCTGTTGCGAGCGGCGACGCGGCTGGCGCCGGCCGGACTGTCCATCCGGGTGTACGACGGACTGGGCCGGCTTCCCCTGTTCAACCCGGACGACGAACACGACCCGCCGGCTCCGGTGCGCGCCTTATGGTCCGCCGTCGAGGCCGCGGACGCCTTCCTGATCGCCAGTCCCGAATACGCCCACGGCGTCACCGGCGCGATGAAGAACGCGCTCGACTGGCTCGTCGGGTTCGGACCCTTCGCGTACAAGGAAGTGGCCGTGCTGAACGCCTCGATGCGCGCGCATCATGCCGACGCCGCGCTGAAAGAGACACTCCGCACGATGTCCGCGTATCTCGTCGACGAAGCCTGCGTACGCATACCGGGTCTCGCCGCCGGCATGGACGCGGATGCCATCGTCGCCTCGCCGGCGAGCGCCGACGTCCTTCGCGCCGCGATCTTCGCGCTCCGCGATGCGGTCAACGCGCGACGCCGCTCACCCGACACCATCCAGCCCCAACGCTGA